The Luteolibacter rhizosphaerae genome has a segment encoding these proteins:
- a CDS encoding translocation/assembly module TamB domain-containing protein, with the protein MSEEEPPQKPKKRRRRARKFLGVLLLLCGLLLVWLNGPGWRWLGKLGIERALTNSDYKADFQLSGTLLGGIRVEKLSLSGGVIKKLEIDAVEPLYKVSRVVRGELQGIKVDKINAVIDLDAGQKDDPAEPDKPFDPVALGESLRKARKLLLPMDLGAADLKLQVIKDSKPLVTLDTSQFSHEPGSDIFRLELGTLDAGGGYAFAAQNSVIHWTEQSLTLDRFDLSPRLGVNDVFIGFPAGGRPYASGVARIEDSRFVLEGTEITAKLRMEGEPLPLQNAASNFALGLPATANLRSLEAQIIGIDQAPERWQATTKAELGDFVYEDWKAESLTLSASKEGNNAKAVWSLAALDSRADVEAAIRWRDLEAGGWNDFEAEAKLNIPQLAPLYATLKERFKFAPPEASPLPASSLTIESKVDSGPEGIRSADAKWLLSPEKDAPSLAGETRWTPDNKLNGTLGSDGLRATYALDFTTKTYEASANLEAFRPERLSPWASAAGVTLPTGMNASLAWNGSGALGPEPHRGNFDVTSFEWVRKDVPPLIVRTQGDYFWPREVNLASLTAIAEGQTIQAKASFVDRVLKLSTLEWKDGETRLVGGRAEIPVPEQMGSARDFLRQTEPLNLFLESEWIENARLAAWLPEKKSPLAGGSGRVRLVVTGTPAQPKIDLETELKGIQVPDQPDVPITDAVISLDGADGQLVLTGEIRPTSYPSVTLNGKMPFKPGEWAENPGMVLGEKFEARANIPRLDLATFQKMVPNASTLQGSVEGFVSAGGTLGTPDLGGEVRLSNAAFALKDSEVPPISGANALVRLDGKEVRLESLAMELAAGSVNGRGTVSLADSSKPVFDLSLKGTALPLKRDESMIVRADADLTLRGDLQNATIGGTVDIVDSLFYRDFEILPLRMPFNAPSRPSLPAIDPDEKTEDLPEPFRNWALDVRVRTRDPLLIRGNLADGLAVADIRFGGTLGSIQPQGNAIIGNATARLPFSTLKVDNGAIVFTPAGGLNPELNIRGTSNVGRYEINIFFYGPVNAPKTALTSDPPLPESEIMTLLATGTTSDGLEGGQAATLKAAQLLVEEWRKGRLPFAEQVAKVLEVINRVDVRIGEDDPLTGKRLNSATIEVHDRFYVSGSVDKQSNTRVLGAFVIRFK; encoded by the coding sequence ATGAGCGAAGAGGAGCCCCCACAGAAACCGAAGAAGCGGCGCCGCCGGGCGCGGAAGTTCTTGGGTGTGCTGCTCCTGCTCTGCGGTCTGCTGCTGGTCTGGCTCAACGGCCCCGGCTGGCGCTGGCTGGGCAAGCTTGGGATCGAGAGGGCCCTTACCAATTCCGACTACAAGGCGGACTTCCAGCTCTCGGGAACCCTTCTCGGTGGCATCCGGGTGGAGAAGCTCTCCCTGAGCGGCGGGGTGATCAAGAAGCTGGAGATCGACGCCGTGGAACCGCTCTACAAGGTGAGCCGGGTCGTCCGGGGCGAACTTCAGGGCATCAAGGTCGACAAGATCAATGCGGTGATCGATCTGGACGCGGGGCAGAAGGATGACCCCGCGGAGCCGGACAAGCCCTTCGATCCGGTGGCGCTGGGTGAATCCCTGCGAAAAGCCCGCAAGCTGCTGCTGCCGATGGACCTCGGTGCGGCCGACCTGAAGCTGCAGGTCATTAAAGACTCGAAGCCGCTCGTCACGCTCGACACCAGCCAGTTCAGTCATGAACCGGGTAGCGACATCTTCCGCTTGGAGCTCGGGACTCTGGATGCCGGTGGAGGCTACGCTTTCGCGGCCCAGAATTCCGTCATCCACTGGACCGAGCAAAGCCTCACGCTCGACCGCTTCGACCTGTCGCCACGCCTGGGGGTGAATGATGTATTCATCGGCTTTCCCGCCGGCGGCCGACCCTATGCCTCCGGAGTCGCCCGGATAGAGGACTCCCGCTTCGTGCTTGAGGGCACGGAGATCACCGCGAAACTGCGGATGGAGGGCGAGCCTCTCCCCCTTCAGAACGCCGCCAGCAACTTCGCTCTCGGACTGCCGGCCACCGCCAATCTCCGCAGCCTCGAGGCCCAGATCATCGGGATCGATCAAGCGCCGGAGCGCTGGCAGGCCACCACCAAGGCCGAACTCGGTGACTTTGTTTACGAGGACTGGAAGGCAGAGTCCCTTACTCTCTCCGCCTCGAAGGAAGGCAACAACGCCAAGGCGGTCTGGTCGCTGGCCGCGCTCGACTCACGGGCGGACGTGGAAGCCGCGATCCGCTGGCGGGATCTCGAGGCCGGGGGCTGGAACGACTTCGAGGCTGAGGCCAAGCTGAATATTCCCCAGCTCGCCCCGCTTTACGCGACGCTGAAGGAGCGATTCAAATTCGCCCCGCCCGAGGCGTCTCCCCTGCCCGCTTCCTCGCTCACAATCGAATCCAAGGTGGACTCCGGGCCGGAAGGAATCCGCAGTGCCGACGCCAAATGGCTCCTGTCCCCGGAGAAGGACGCGCCATCGCTGGCAGGAGAGACGCGCTGGACTCCCGACAACAAGCTGAACGGCACGCTGGGCTCCGACGGGCTGCGCGCCACCTACGCCCTCGATTTCACGACCAAAACCTACGAGGCCAGCGCGAATCTGGAGGCCTTCCGCCCCGAGCGGCTCTCTCCCTGGGCGTCCGCCGCCGGGGTCACGCTGCCGACGGGCATGAATGCCAGCCTGGCATGGAACGGCAGCGGCGCCCTCGGACCGGAGCCGCACCGCGGCAATTTCGACGTCACCTCCTTCGAGTGGGTGCGGAAGGATGTGCCTCCGCTGATCGTTCGCACCCAAGGCGACTACTTCTGGCCGCGCGAGGTGAATCTCGCCAGCCTAACGGCCATCGCGGAAGGCCAGACGATCCAAGCTAAAGCGAGCTTCGTGGATCGCGTGCTCAAACTCTCGACCCTCGAATGGAAGGATGGCGAAACCCGGCTGGTCGGCGGGCGGGCGGAGATTCCCGTGCCGGAACAGATGGGAAGTGCACGCGACTTCCTGCGCCAGACCGAGCCGCTGAATCTCTTCCTGGAATCCGAGTGGATCGAAAACGCTCGTCTGGCGGCCTGGCTGCCGGAGAAGAAATCCCCGCTGGCGGGTGGAAGCGGGCGGGTCCGTCTCGTCGTCACCGGCACGCCGGCCCAACCGAAGATCGATCTGGAAACCGAACTGAAGGGAATCCAAGTCCCGGATCAGCCGGATGTGCCGATCACGGATGCGGTGATCTCCCTGGACGGCGCGGACGGGCAGCTCGTTCTAACAGGCGAGATCCGGCCGACGAGCTATCCCAGCGTCACCCTGAACGGGAAGATGCCCTTCAAGCCGGGCGAGTGGGCGGAGAATCCCGGGATGGTGCTTGGGGAGAAGTTCGAGGCGCGCGCCAATATCCCGCGCCTGGACTTGGCGACCTTCCAAAAGATGGTGCCGAATGCCAGCACCCTGCAGGGATCGGTGGAAGGCTTCGTCAGCGCGGGGGGCACTCTGGGCACGCCGGATCTGGGGGGGGAGGTGCGACTTAGCAATGCGGCCTTCGCCCTGAAGGATTCCGAGGTGCCGCCGATAAGCGGGGCGAATGCGCTGGTCCGCTTGGACGGCAAGGAAGTGCGTCTGGAATCGCTGGCCATGGAACTGGCCGCAGGCTCGGTAAACGGGCGCGGCACGGTGAGCCTGGCCGATAGCTCGAAGCCGGTCTTCGATCTTTCCCTCAAGGGCACCGCCCTTCCACTCAAGCGCGACGAATCCATGATCGTGCGTGCGGACGCGGACCTGACGCTGCGCGGTGACCTCCAGAATGCGACCATCGGCGGAACGGTGGATATCGTGGACAGCCTGTTCTACCGCGACTTCGAGATCCTGCCGCTGCGCATGCCCTTCAATGCGCCCTCCCGGCCGAGCCTTCCGGCGATCGACCCGGACGAGAAGACCGAGGACCTGCCGGAGCCCTTCCGGAACTGGGCACTCGATGTCCGCGTGCGCACCCGCGATCCACTTCTGATCCGCGGCAATCTTGCGGACGGCCTCGCGGTGGCGGACATCCGCTTCGGCGGCACGCTCGGCAGTATCCAACCGCAGGGGAATGCGATCATCGGCAATGCGACCGCGCGGCTGCCCTTCAGCACGCTGAAGGTGGACAACGGCGCGATCGTCTTCACCCCGGCGGGCGGGCTGAATCCCGAGCTCAATATCCGCGGCACTTCGAACGTCGGCCGCTACGAGATCAACATCTTCTTCTACGGTCCGGTGAACGCGCCGAAGACGGCCCTGACCTCCGACCCGCCGCTGCCGGAAAGCGAGATCATGACGCTGCTTGCCACCGGCACCACCTCGGATGGCTTGGAAGGCGGACAAGCCGCGACGCTGAAGGCGGCCCAGCTTCTGGTGGAAGAATGGCGCAAGGGTCGCCTGCCCTTCGCCGAGCAGGTCGCCAAGGTGCTGGAGGTGATCAACCGCGTGGACGTGCGAATCGGCGAGGATGACCCGCTGACCGGCAAGCGCCTGAATTCCGCCACCATCGAGGTGCACGATCGATTCTACGTGAGCGGCTCCGTGGACAAGCAGAGCAATACCCGCGTCCTCGGCGCATTCGTGATCCGGTTCAAATGA